In Acetobacteroides hydrogenigenes, the DNA window AAAGCTTTGAGGCAATAGTGCATAGCTTTCTAGCCGTACTATACGCTGCTATTAAACGCCCGGATATTCTTCATATTCATGCCGTAGGTCCCAACTTAGTTACACCGCTTGCCCAGTTGTTAGGTCTTAGGGTTGTTATGACGCATCATGGTCCCGATTACGAAAGGAAAAAGTGGGGTAGGTTGGCTAAAACGTTCCTTAAGCTAGGCGAGTGGGCAGGCGTTAAGTTTGCCAGTAAGGTTATTGTAATTTCAAACGGCATTGGCAAGGGTATTGATCAAAAATATGGTAGAAAGGATTATATTCTTATACCCAATGGCGTACCGAAAGCTGTAAAAGATAATGGTGTTGACTACATAAGCAGCTTAGGCTTAGAGCCTCAAGGTTATATTTTTGCCTTAGGCCGTTTTGTACCCGAAAAGGGATTCGACTACCTAATTAAAGCATGGAAGCAATCGTCAGCATCAAAAGATTTTAAGCTGGTAATAGCTGGCGATGCCGATCACGAAACCGACTATTCGTTAAAGCTTAAAGAGCTGGCAAAAAAAGAAGGTGTTATCCTTACGGGATTCATAAAAGGTAGTCCACTATATCAGCTCTACACGCACGCTAAGCTATTTGTTATACCCTCATTTTACGAAGGTTTACCAATAGCCCTTCTTGAGGCTATGAGCTACGATTTAAACATTCTTGCAAGCGATATCGAGCCAAACCTAGAGGTTAAGCTCCCCAGCACTACCTATTTTAAAACGGGTAGCATAGAAGATTTATCGACTAGAATAAACGAGAAGTTGGCAGATTCTACAGCTTCCTGCTCATACGATATGTCGAGATATAATTGGGATAGCATTGCAAAAGAAACCTACTTCGTATATAAAAAAGTACTAGAATAACTACCGTACCTACCCCACAAATTCAACCAGAATGGTAACACGATGTACGTGAAAAATGAAAGATGAAAACATGAAAAATCTCAGTTCACGACTCACGGTTCGCACTTAACGCATCACGCATCACAGTTCACGCCTTCCGACTAACGACTAACGACTAACGACTAACGACTCCATTCTAACTATTCCTCACCACCCAATCACCCAATCACAAGATCACTTGTTCCCTATTCCCGACTAACATCTCCCGGTTCACGCCTCACCCGTCACGCCTCACTATTCCCTTCTCCCTACTCACTTTTTTAAAACCACAGCAATTCCAACTAGGTACTACCACGTGTTTTAGCTTGGTATCACCCGAGTAGCATGCCGTTATTACTGCTGTTCGGGGTTGGTATCACCGTAATATCAGGCGCAAATCACTACGAGTTTCGAGTCAAAATCATATACTGTTTGGGGTTGATTTCATAGTGATATTAGGAGCAAAATCATAGTGAAAACAAAAGGATGAAATATTTTCATTCCCCGAATTTTCACGAATTGCGCAAATTACTCCCGGTGTTCCCTTATGCTATTCCTTTGTGAACTTTGTGGTTGGAAGAAAAATGAAAGATGAAAACATGAAAAATTTCGGTTCACGGTTCACTGTTCACGCCTCGCGCCTCACGACTAACGACTAACGATTAACCACTCCCGTCTAGCTCGGTGTTCCTCTGTTCCTCAGCGTCTCTGTGTTGGGAAATGAAAAGTGAAAAATGAAAGATGAAAAATTCGTATACGGTACACTCTTCACTCGATCACGGCTCACCTCTCACGGTTCACTGCTCCCGACTAACGATTCCCTACTCACACAATCACTCGTTGAACATATCGGAGTAAACGGAACCGGCATTAATTCCTGACTAGTTCAAGTTAATGCTTCTTTTTCCCTTTTCTTACCATTTTAGTCGGTTGTTCTACCCCTTTTTCAAGCTTCTTAATGCTATCAGCAACGGGTAAGTCTTCAGGCATAGTTCCCCCTATTTCTTCTATTGTTTTCCTCACCTTCTTACCTACCTCAAAGTGGGTATTATTTGCATTTGCCTTACCTTTAATCTTGTCCCTTTTAAGTTTCTCTTCAGTTTGTGTTGCTCGAAATAAATTTGCGGCTAGTTCAGTACTACCCATGTGATCTAATATTTGTTGACTCTTTCTTAGGCCTTTTCTTTGATGTATGCCTTTTGCATCAAGTCCACCATAAAGTCCCATATAGCCGTGATTTTGGAATATAGCATAATCGATAGGGTCAATAACGCCAGCCCCCTTTGCTGTGTCAGCAAGCTGCAAGTTATGCTTTTTCATCTCATTACGGAGAAACAAGCGCTTTTCATCCTCGGTTGACAAGCGAGAATACTCCTCCATCTGTCTAATTTCCTGTAGGCGTGTTTGTACTGCAAAGTATGTTTGCCCTATGGCAACCACCTCCTTAGTAGGGTCTGCATTTTGAACAATTAAGTAACATGCATAACGTGATAGCATTACGCCATCATCGAACCCTCGTTCAGCTCCAGAACCAATTTTAACCATCTCGTGGAATTCCACGAAATGGTTATCAATCTCCTGTCCGCTGTTTTTACAAGCCTCCTTTGCTTTATCTATTACTGGCTTAAGATTTCTATACTCAGTATACTCTAAAACTTTAGACAATTCTCTTGCGCTCCAATATTCGTTTCCGTTTTCGTCAAACCTTTTTATTTGCTCAAATAGGGTTTGGCTTGGTTGGGGTAAATTTTCTGACATAATTCCTTGTGTTTATTTGATACCATCACCCTGCCAGAAATACGGCCGAAGATTCTTTTGGCGTAAAAGGTAGGATATTTAGTTCTAGCTTAGCCGTTGGTTAAGATTTTGGATTAAAGTTTTATAAAGGTAGCTGAAGGTTTTGGATGCACCAAAGGAGGGTGGCCATTTTTTTAAAGTGCATGGATGAAAATGAAAAATGAAAGGATGAAAGAATGAGCTATTTTCATTCCGCCAATATTTGCGAATTACGCGAATTACACTTTGTGGCTGAAAGAAGATGAAAAATGAAAAGTGAAAAATGAAAGATAAAAGATGAAAAATTTCGGTTCACGGTTCACTGTTCACGCCTCGCGCCTCACGGTTCACTCTTCACCCATCACTACTAACGATTTCCTACTTCCGCTTTACGACTCTCTGCTACTAGCTCTCGCGTTCGCTCGATCACAGGTTTCCTTGTTCACTCCTCCCTACTCACTGTCCACGCATCACGCATCACCACTTCCGACTATCTAATTACGCGTCATCCGCCACTATTCCCGCATCACAATTCACAAAAAGCCCTGATTATGTGGTGTAAATACCCCAAAATTCATAAATTGCAAATAAGCACCCTTTTATACGGGCAGTAAAAAAATTGACGTATTTGACATGACAAAATCTGAAATAGCTATATTTCAACTTGATAATGGGCAAGCTGAAATACAGGTAAAGCTTGATAACGATACCGTATGGCTTTCGCAAAAGCAGATGTCTGACATTTTTGAGAAAGATTCTGACACTATAGGTTTACACCTCAAAAACATATACCAAACGGGAGAACTTGATGAAGCCTCAACAACCGAGTATTCCTCGGTAGTTCGTATGGAGGGCAAACGAAAAGTTACTAGAAAAATAAAGTTCTATAATCTGGATGCAATAATATCAGTAGGGTATCGAGTTAACTCAAAAAGAGGTACTCAGTTTAGAATATGGGCAAACAGAGTTCTTAAAGACTATTTGGTAAGAGGTTATGTGCTCAACGAGCAACGTTTACTTCAAAAAGCCGAACAGCTAAAAGAGCTGCAAAGCTCGTTCAAGATTATACGCAATATACTAAAGTACAAAATTCTTACTAACGATGAAAGTTCGGGTTTACTCAAGATAATAGCAGATTACTCCTATGCACTAGATATACTAGATCGGTACGATTACCAAACATTACAAATAACATCGACTTCGGGAAAGGAAACATACCAGCTTACATACGACGAGGCTATAAAACAAATAGCAATCGTAAAAAAGGCTTATGGAAATAGCGAATTATTTGGACACGAAAAAGATGGTTCGTTCCACAGTTCAATTTCTACCATATACCAAACCTTTAATGGAGTAGATTTATATCCAAGTATTGAAGAAAAAGCAGCAAATCTGCTATATTTCATAACAAAAAATCATTCGTTTTCCGATGGTAATAAGCGAATAGCTGCTTTTCTGTTCCTCTACTTTTTGGAGCAAAATCGGATTCTTTTCGATGATTTGGGATATAAAAGAATAGCAGACAACGCCTTAGTAGCTTTAACGCTGATGATTGCCGTAAGCAATCCAGCAGAAAAAGATACTTTAGTAAAGGTTATTGTAAACTTAATAAATAGAAAAAATTGACGTTGATAAAAGAGTATCAATAAAATATGAAAAATGAAAGGATGAAAATATTCCATTCCACGAATTTTTACTTATTATGCGAATTATCCTTTGCTCGCCTTTGTGCTTATCCTTTGTGTCCTTAATGGTTGGTAGAAAATGAAAGGTGAAAAATGAAAAACTCAGTTTCGCACCGCACGGCTCACTTGTCACGCATCACCGCTACCGACTAACGATTAACTATTTCCTACTAACTCGGTGTTTGTAAAAATGAGAATGCCCCAGCCGAGGCCAGAGCATTCGATAGGAAAGAGGGAAGGCTACTCTACCACAAAGCTCTTTTTAAGGATACCTCTACGGATCTCCCTATTGGCGCAGTAGGCCTTGCGCAGCTCCATGTAGTATTCGCCTTTAGTAAGAGGAGGGAGGGTAAACATCAGCTCGCCGTTGGTAATCTTGCCAAAGTGCTGCACCTTTATTTCTTCGGCGGTCTCGGAGTTCACGATAAAAAGCCCTTCGTCGATGCTGTCGATGTCGAACTTTAGCTCGTTTCCAACCAGCTTGCCAATAAAACCCGCATGGTAGGCGTTAGACGTACCCGTAAAACAGTTGATAAACTGCTTTAGCACGGGCGAGCGTTCCACCGAGTCGTAGCGAGCCACCTGTACGTTCGAGATAGCTTGATTAAGCATCTCGCCCGATGTCACCTTTACGTTAACCGCGTGGCGGTTGCTGTCGAACGAATCAACCGGACTGCTAAACCTTCCAGAAATGGAGGGGCGAATGTTTACAATAGGTAAGCGAACGCTGCACCCATCGGCAACCTTGTTGCTCACCACCGTAAAGAGGATTTCGAGCACAGCCTTAATATCGGCAATGGTTGCGGTGCTGTTGTACTTCTGCATTTCGGCCGCAATACGGTTTACATCGTAAACATCGGTTGCGCTTACTTTAGCCATATACTCCTCGTTATCCTTGATAAGAGGGTTTTGTAAAAGATAGTACCAAAGGGTACCTGTAATTTTTTGTGATGCCATGTTTCTATTTTTTTAGGCATTACACGAAAACTAGCTTGCGTATTTCAAACCTTTAGGTACTTTTACAGGTTAACAAAGTATCAGCAGGTTAGCGTTGTGGTAGGATAGGAGCTTATGAATTAACGGTTCTACTCCTAAACTAATTAGTACATCTGGCTACGGCGTAGCACCACTGATTAGGCCATTAACAGGCGATGTTAGCGCATCGGCTGTTGGTGGCTCATTTTATGCAGCACCTAGTGCCTCATAAAATGGTTTCGTGTTAATCGCTTATGGCATACTAAATCCATTAAGGTTTAACATTAAGGGCATTGGCACTTTACAGCGCATACCACACCCATTGCTCATGATTGTTTGTTTGATTCTTGTAAGGGTTATTCACCCTTTCTTCTTCCCGGTGGTCAATTGCTTGTTCGGGATCTTCGAAAGCTGTTTAAGCTATAATCGTAATCTTCGTTTCTAAACCTGCAAACGTCAGCCTCTTCAGCATCTGGATTACAGGAACGTAATGGGGACCTTGTCAGCCCTCCGTGAGAATTTCTCTTAACAAATATCTAATAATTTTTTTTAATTATCAAAATTTATGGTGGAAAAATAGAATTAAGAAACTAGATATTAGAATTTAGACGTTAGAGACAAGATGGGAAAATGGAAAATGAAAGAATGAGCTATTTTCATTCCGCCAATATTTGCGAATTACGCGAATTACGCTTTGTGGCTGAAAGAAGATGAAAAATGAAAGATGAAAGATGAAAAATATCGGTTCACGGTTCACGGTTCGCGCATCACCCATCACGACTAACGATTAACCACTCCCGACTAACTCCGTGTTCCTCTGTTCCTCAGCACCTCTGCGTTGGGAATACCTTACAAACATTCTTGTTACAAACATTCTTGTTACAAACATTTTTGTTAGTAAAATACGTATATTTGGAGTCGATACCCTAATTTGAAAGCTTATGGATAAGCCATTTGTGTTTGGAGTTACTGCAGTCGGTGACAACTTTACGGATCGACAAGACGAAGCGAAAAGATTGTTAGCCAACTTTTTGAGTGGCGTAAATACGGTGCTGATATCCCCTAGGCGTTGGGGTAAAACCTCGTTGGTTCGAAAGGTAGGGAAGATGGCCGAGGAACAAGGGGTAAAAGTGGTGTTTCTGGATGTCTTTTCGCATCGAACCGAGGCAGAATTCTACAATGGCTTTGCAACCGCGGTGATAAAGCAAACCTCATCGAAATGGGAGGAATGGGTAGAGAACACAAAAAGCTTTCTATCGCGCGTACGCCCTACTATTTCGATGGGAACCGATCCGAACGTTGATTTTTCGGTAGGGCTAGAGCTAGATGAAAAGCGCGAGACGGTAGATGAAATTCTATCGTTACCGGAGAAAATTGCGCTAAAAAAAGGGGTAAGGGTCGTTGTTTGTATTGACGAGTTCCAGCAGGTGATGGATTTCGAAGAACCTGCAACTTTTCAGAAAAGGTTGAGAAGCATTTGGCAGCATCAGTCTGCAGTTTCCTACTGCCTGTTTGGGAGCAAAAAACATCTTATGAGCTTGCTATTTGAGAAAAAAAGCCTGCCACTTTATAAATTTGGAGATGTGCTGTACCTAACAAAGATAGATACAGATAGTTGGGTGAACTATATCGTAGCTAGGTTTGAAAGTAGCGGCAAAGAAATAAACGAGAGCTATGCTCGGTTGATCTGCAAAATGGTAGATAACCACTCTTCGTACGTTCAGCAGCTCTCCTGGTTGATCTGGTTGAGAACTGAAAACAGGGTTGACAACGAGAGTTTTTGCTTTGGATTAGACGATTTGCTAAATCAGAATTCTATGCTTTTTCAGCGCGATGTAGAATACCTGACAGGCTATCAGCTAAACTTCCTAAGAGCGGTATGCGATGGCTTAGATTCGGAGTTTACCAAAAAGGATGTAATAGCCAAGTATAACTTTGGGACATCGCCAAATGTTACACGAATTAAAAAGGCGTTAGCTGATAAAGAGATTATTGATGTTAGCTCTCAGAAGGTAACCCTAGTGGATCCTGTTTTTGGATTATGGTTTAGAAGAGAAATTCAGCATAAGCAAATACTACCATTTACCTCATCTTTGGAGGATGAAAACGTGTAAAGGATGAAAAATGAAAAATTTTCGGTTTATCGCCGCACGGTTCTCTCTTCATACTATCACTTGTTCACAGCTGCCCGTATCCTGCAGGGGAATGTCGTTAACTTAAGACTTTAAATACTCTAAAACAGCAAGATATCTCATAGTCGGAATGTGGCGTTAACGTAGAAATCTAAGTTTCCACCGTAGAAAAATGTGGCGAAGCCACTCCATAACGGTGAATATTAGCTACGCTGAGCTCCTCTTCGTTACGGTTCTGTTTGAGCGAGCGAAGCATCTACAAGCATTTCTAAAGCGATTTGCATCATAATAGCACTCCTTTTGAAAAGGGATATAACGTTATAAAGCGACCGAGCGAGTTAATATTCACCAAGGCTTTTTTGCTTACTATTTTGCCCAAACAAAAAAGTAAGAGAAGTAAAAAGTCCAGAAATTTAGGGTATTACCTACAAATGGATGCTTAACATAACGACATTGTATAGGGTAGGTAATGGCTCTATAACGTTTTAGGTGGGTAAGTCTTATTTTCTGCTCACTTTTCAACCGCTTCGCGGTTGTTGTCGTATGGTGCATAATTCCCCCGCATTGCATGCGGGGCTATTCATATTTAATCCTTACAGGATTACATCTCAGCTGCCATATGTTGCATTTATTAAGAGTAAAAGTAAAGCATAGACCTCTTTACTACTACTAGAAGCCCATAAGGGCTTCTAGGTGAATAGCCCCGAGTGAAACTCGGGGAAGTAGGACGAGGCCAATAAACAACCACGTAGTGGTTGAATGGATTATCCAATAAACCTAAACCTCACGTCCTATTCCCACCCTTTTCGTTATAGAATCTAGGTAATTTTAGGAGGCGCCATGGGAACAATTTGGAGGAATGTAAACAATTCTTGGAAACACCTACTGTACACCTTTCGTACACTAAGTCAATTAATGGAAGCATCATGACAGCTGTTGGAGGGCTGATAACACTTATTGGAAAGGAGATAACAACTGTTGGGATGTTGATAACAAATCTACACAACTCTCCACAAAACGGTGGTGAAAGGCTCCATTAGACGATGAAATGATGAAAACATGAAAAATGAAAAATTTTCGGTTTCGCGCCGCACGGTTCTCTCTTCATACGATCATTTGTTCACGCATCACGCATCACCACTTCCGTCTAACTCTGTGTTTGGAAATGAAAAATAAAATGATGAAAAATGAAAAATACTGTTCAACTCTCCCGATTAACAATTAACGACTAACTACTCCCGACTCCTTACTATCTCCATGTTGGAACAACCCACATATTTAACAATTTAGTTCTTGGATGTCCTAATTATGTTAGCTTACTTTAGCGCCGAAAAATAAATTTGGGAAAAGGGAATAGAGAATAGGGAGTAGTGACTTTGGACGCTGTGTAAGTTCTATAATCCAGCGTCACTTTTAGCATAACTATGCTATTTCATTTTCCTTCCGAATAAAATTGATCTTTATGGTTGGATATAACCCTCATAGGTTCTATTCATACCTGAGGTCTCCTGCTAATGATGCGGGTTTTATATTTTCATAATATTTGGTTATGAACAGCAAATACAACTCTTCGGGTATGTTGGATAAAAGGATGAAATTCATTCAGGTGAGCTTCGTTGTTATGGACGTGCTGCTTACCGTAGCAACCTTTAGGCTGGCACTAGTGCTGCGTAACCTCATAAAGGGAGACACAACATCCTTCAGCACCGAATACTGGATAATGCTGGCAGCAGTAGCTGTACTATGGCCTATTTCCATTATGCTATTTAACGTATATGGGTTAGGCAGCAATTCGCGTAAAAAAGAGAAACTTTCGCTTACAGCAATTCTACCAAAGCTAATTGTAGCGGTATGCTTCGCCTTTCTGGTTTGTACCACATCGCTATATCTGGCAAAAACACAGGTAATAAGCCGCGCTTTTCTGATGGTATTCTTTGTTACCAACCTAGGCGTGCTGCTAATGGCAAACTTTGTTTACAAGATGTCGCTACGGAAGCTGCTCAAAAGAACCTCCTTCTACCGCAGAATAATAGTGGCAGGTAGCCCCGATAAGGTTAAAAAGCTGGTAAAGTACCTGAATAAAAATAACGAGCTGTTTATCGACATTATTGGTACCGTACATCTAAACGGCTACGAGGATTTAAGCAGTAAGCCCAAGTTGGGCGAGTTCGAGGACCTCCCCGAGCTCATAATAAAGCACAGCGCCGACGATGTGGTGGTAACCATTCCGTACGAACACCTAAAGGAAATTGAGCCCTACATACACCGATGCGAGGCAATGGGTATTACCATCCATCTGGTAATGGATGTTTACGATATGAAAATTGCCAAAACAGGCGTATCGTCGATAGGTGTAATACCTACGCTAACATGGGCAAGCGTTAGCCTCGATCCTTGGCAAATAGTAGCAAAACGTCTTATAGATATACTTGGAGGCCTTATAGGGTTAATTCTTACCGGGGTGCTATCCATATTTATTGTTCCTGCAATACTTTTAGACTCGCCAGGTGGCGTGCTGTTCCGTCAGGTTAGGGTAGGTAAGAACGGACGTAACTTTTACATCTACAAGTTCCGAACCATGTGCAATAACGCCGAAGCTCTTAAAAAGAAGCTGATGGATAAGAACGAGATGGATGATATGATGTTTAAGATGAAGGATGATCCTCGCGTTACCCGTGTTGGCAAGTTTCTTCGCAAAACTAGCCTCGACGAGCTACCCCAGTTCTGGAACGTACTTACAGGAGATATGTCGTTAGTAGGAACACGTCCGCCAACCCTCGATGAGGTAGAGAAGTACGACCTACACCATTGGCGTCGTTTAAGCGTTAAACCAGGCATATCGGGCATGTGGCAGGTGTCGGGTCGTAACGAGATTACCGACTTTGAGGATGTGGTTAAGCTCGACGTTCAGTATATAGATAGCTGGAGTATCTGGCTCGATTTCTCCATTATTTTCAAGACGATCCATGCGATAGTAAAAAGATCGGGGAGATAGAAATGAAAGGATGAAAGGATGAAAGGATGAAAGGATTTTACTCAAATTTTTTCATGTTTTCATACTTTTGTTTTTCATTATTTTATGATGAAAGAGAATCTGCTTAAAGACTTAACCTTCAAGTTTGCAATCAGAATTGTAGAGTTGAGTAGAAATTTGCAGGAAATAACAAAAGAGTGGGTACTAGCAAAACAGGTACTAAGAAGCGGTACTAGCATTGGGGCTCTAGTTCGAGAAGCAGAATTTGCCCAAAGTAGAGCCGACTTTATCAGCAAGTTATCAATAGCCCTAAAAGAAGCCAACGAAACACAATACTGGATTGACTCTACTAAAAGAGTCTAATTTGTTTGAAATCGATTCGTTTGAAAGTTTGAACTCTGATTTAAAGTTAATAATCGGTTTACTGGTAAAATCAATAAAAACCACAAAAGGACTTTAGTCATGAAAACATGAAAACATGAAAACATGAAAACATGAAAACATGAAAACATGAAAACATGAAAACATGAAAACTTTACAAATTATTTTTCATTCTTTCATATTATAATCTTTTAATCTTTTCCTTTTCCCATGCGCAACATCTCCCTACTAGCAGTTTTTATTTTTGTTAGCCTAATAGGTAACGCCCAGCAGGTTCCAGTAAATACTGCCAATACAGGTATTTATTCTTTTATCGACGAGCTATCCAACGATGGCATAATAGATGTGGTATCGGTTACTAAACCTTACTATCGCATGGATATTTCCAAATGGCTACAGGAAGCCGATACAAAGAGGCAGATGCTATCGCAACGACAGCAAAAGGAATTAGCCTTCTACCTTAAGGATTACGGCAAGGAGCTGCATGCTGATAGAAATTTTAAGCGTCGTATAGATCTGCTTTACTATAAGGATACCCTGTTTTCGGCAACCATAAATCCAATATTGGGCCTTACAAAGGGTAAATATGGCGAACAAGATTACACCCATAGGTACAACGGTATAGATGCATTTGGATATATCGGCAAGCATGTTGGCATTTGGGCCAGCTTTAGGGATAATTTCGAGAATGAGCCTTTAACCAAACCTGCCTACCTAAACCAAGAGCTTGGAAAGAATAACATGCGCACATCGGCCGGATACGAGTACGACGAGATGCGTGGCGGTATATCGTACGGTTGGAGTTGGGGTAGCCTAGAACTCGCCAAAGATCATATACAGTGGGGGTCGGGATATAGCGGAAACAATATTCTTTCGGGCCGTACACCATCGTTCCCCTATGTAATGCTAACGCTAACGCCCGTAAAATGGTTTAAGTTTAAGTATTTCCACGGAACGTTGGTTTCCGATGTGGTGGATAGCAGCAAGTCGTATCCTATTTCTGGAGCAAAATTCGAGAGAGAAGTTTTCCGAAATAAGTATATGGCAGCCAACATGTTTACGCTACTTCCCACACGTTGGTTAGAGTTCTCGTTTGGAAACTCAACTATCTATAGCGATAATGGAATACACTTTACCTATCTCATACCTTTTATGTTCTACAGATCGTCGGACAGATCAACCTCTTCCAACAAATCGAATGGTATTGATAATAACTCATTGCTTTTCTTCAACCTATACCTTAAGCCTATTAAGCACCTAAGCATCTATTCATCGGTATTTATTGATGAACTAGGCTTAAGCAGAATGTTTAGCAAAACCGAGAATACCAACGAGGTTTCTATTAAAGTAGGAGGAAATCTGACCAACTGGCCTCTAAACAACATACAGGCAACGGTTGAATATACAAGAACCAACCCTTTCTGTTACAGGCATTACGTTCAAGCCTGTACATACGAGTCGAACAGCTACCTATTAGGCCATTACCTCGGCGACAATTCTGACGAGATATACACGGCGCTTACCGTAAAACCTATCAAAACGCTTTACCTTAAAGCATCATACACTAAAGCAAGAAAAGGCAAAACGTATAGTACCGATTTGATGAACAGTCCGGAAAGAAGGGGGCTTCCTTTTATGGATGAAGAGCGATGGATAAATAAAACCATCAGATTTACGGCAACCTACCAACCCATTAACGACCTATACATCAACTTTGGGGTAGAGAGCAGCGACATTAGCGGAGCTGATGCTAAACTTTACACACCAAAATTTTTACAGGGCAAAAACACAACTGTTTACGGTGGTATAAACATAGGATTCTAGAAACGAATATAGGGAGTCGTTAGGCAGGAACCTGTATTAGGACCCATGATACACAATTTTTCATCTTTCATTCTTTAATTCTTCAATTTTTTAATACAACAGAGTTAGTCGTTAGTCGGGAGTGGTTAATCGGGATACGTGATGCGTGAACCGTGAGTTGGGAGAAGTGAACCTGTGATCGAGTGATGGAGCGAAACAAAATTTTTCATCTTTCATCATTTTATTCTTTCATCCTTTCATTTCCCTCTTCTTGTGTCTTGATACTTGTGTTGTGTGTCTTGTTTCTAACATCTAATTTATCGCTACCTTTGCCGGTATAAAAATGCAAAACACTCTTTCAATGAAAAATAAGAAGTTGGGTATGGCAAGCGATCATGCCGGCTATGCTATGAAGGTTAAGGTTAAGGAATATCTAGAATTGATAGGCTATGAGGTTGTTGACTTTGGTACCCACTCCGAAGCAAGCGCCGATTACCCCGATTTTGCCCACCCTTTAGCCAACGCCATTGAAAATGGCGAACTTGAATGCGGTATTGCCATGTGCGGTAGCGGAAACGGCATTAACATGACGCTAAACCACCATAAGGGCATCCGTTCGGCACTTTGCTGGATTCCCGAAATTGCGGCTCTTGCCAAGCAGCACAATAACGCCAACGTATGCACACTTCCTGCTCGCTTTGTTAGCTTCGAGGAGGCAAAGGCTATTGTGGACGCCTACCTTAATGCCGAATACGAAGGTGGAAGGCACCAAGCTCGCATCGATAAGATTCCATGCTAAACTTAAGACACAAGATGTTAGTATTAAGATATTAGATTAGGCGCCTATGGCGCCTTTTTTATTTTTCAATGTATGGTCTTTACAAAAAACTAAAAACGTAAATACCTCTATTTAAACAAAAAACATATGACGTTGTTAGTAACTACAAACCAATCGTGGTACTTGATGCTTGTGTCCTGATACAAATTACACCCTGTTGATTTCTTTTTCTTGCAAAATTCAAACCCGTTGAAATTCACAGTTATTAACAGCCAAAAAAGCTAACACCTCTTTTGTTGATTACTTATGAGCTTTGGTGAGCTAGTTTTTATAACTATCTCTTGGAATAATAGTAAAAGTTGCTAAGCCAAAATAGAAGTGTTAATTCAAAGCTTTAGTTTTTAGAAAAAG includes these proteins:
- a CDS encoding glycosyltransferase family 4 protein, with protein sequence MKVFVTGTRGIPDIQGGVETHCEQLYPPMKVQQDIDITVIRRSAYVTPANNIGIYKDIRVKNLYSPKSKSFEAIVHSFLAVLYAAIKRPDILHIHAVGPNLVTPLAQLLGLRVVMTHHGPDYERKKWGRLAKTFLKLGEWAGVKFASKVIVISNGIGKGIDQKYGRKDYILIPNGVPKAVKDNGVDYISSLGLEPQGYIFALGRFVPEKGFDYLIKAWKQSSASKDFKLVIAGDADHETDYSLKLKELAKKEGVILTGFIKGSPLYQLYTHAKLFVIPSFYEGLPIALLEAMSYDLNILASDIEPNLEVKLPSTTYFKTGSIEDLSTRINEKLADSTASCSYDMSRYNWDSIAKETYFVYKKVLE
- the dinD gene encoding DNA damage-inducible protein D is translated as MSENLPQPSQTLFEQIKRFDENGNEYWSARELSKVLEYTEYRNLKPVIDKAKEACKNSGQEIDNHFVEFHEMVKIGSGAERGFDDGVMLSRYACYLIVQNADPTKEVVAIGQTYFAVQTRLQEIRQMEEYSRLSTEDEKRLFLRNEMKKHNLQLADTAKGAGVIDPIDYAIFQNHGYMGLYGGLDAKGIHQRKGLRKSQQILDHMGSTELAANLFRATQTEEKLKRDKIKGKANANNTHFEVGKKVRKTIEEIGGTMPEDLPVADSIKKLEKGVEQPTKMVRKGKKKH
- the rhuM gene encoding RhuM family protein, with the protein product MTKSEIAIFQLDNGQAEIQVKLDNDTVWLSQKQMSDIFEKDSDTIGLHLKNIYQTGELDEASTTEYSSVVRMEGKRKVTRKIKFYNLDAIISVGYRVNSKRGTQFRIWANRVLKDYLVRGYVLNEQRLLQKAEQLKELQSSFKIIRNILKYKILTNDESSGLLKIIADYSYALDILDRYDYQTLQITSTSGKETYQLTYDEAIKQIAIVKKAYGNSELFGHEKDGSFHSSISTIYQTFNGVDLYPSIEEKAANLLYFITKNHSFSDGNKRIAAFLFLYFLEQNRILFDDLGYKRIADNALVALTLMIAVSNPAEKDTLVKVIVNLINRKN
- a CDS encoding DNA-binding domain-containing protein, which gives rise to MASQKITGTLWYYLLQNPLIKDNEEYMAKVSATDVYDVNRIAAEMQKYNSTATIADIKAVLEILFTVVSNKVADGCSVRLPIVNIRPSISGRFSSPVDSFDSNRHAVNVKVTSGEMLNQAISNVQVARYDSVERSPVLKQFINCFTGTSNAYHAGFIGKLVGNELKFDIDSIDEGLFIVNSETAEEIKVQHFGKITNGELMFTLPPLTKGEYYMELRKAYCANREIRRGILKKSFVVE
- a CDS encoding AAA family ATPase, with amino-acid sequence MDKPFVFGVTAVGDNFTDRQDEAKRLLANFLSGVNTVLISPRRWGKTSLVRKVGKMAEEQGVKVVFLDVFSHRTEAEFYNGFATAVIKQTSSKWEEWVENTKSFLSRVRPTISMGTDPNVDFSVGLELDEKRETVDEILSLPEKIALKKGVRVVVCIDEFQQVMDFEEPATFQKRLRSIWQHQSAVSYCLFGSKKHLMSLLFEKKSLPLYKFGDVLYLTKIDTDSWVNYIVARFESSGKEINESYARLICKMVDNHSSYVQQLSWLIWLRTENRVDNESFCFGLDDLLNQNSMLFQRDVEYLTGYQLNFLRAVCDGLDSEFTKKDVIAKYNFGTSPNVTRIKKALADKEIIDVSSQKVTLVDPVFGLWFRREIQHKQILPFTSSLEDENV